From Leptospira stimsonii:
ATTCATACCAGCGTTATATTTCTGAGTCACCGAACCCGAATACTTACCGTCCCAACCTACGTTCACCGAACCGCCAAAGCCGTTTGCATTTTCATAGTCAACGGATACACCGCCGCGTTGAGAAATTGCTACCGATGTATGAGGATCGATACCAAGGCTACTGTTCGCTCCACTCGGATCTTTGCTCGTTAACTTTACTCCAACACCATCCCTTTCATTAAACGTGATCGCTTTGCTTCCGGTGAGCTGACCCGATTTGTTAAATTCGTTCTTAGCCGCATACACGCCGAAGCCCTCGTCTTTGTTAAAAGACACACCGCCTTCATTCTGTATTACGGCCGCGTCCCGCTTTGAAGAATTGTAAAAGCACGACCTCCCCAATGAGGCGGGTCGGGCTCTCCGCTTCGGTCAAGTTATTGAAAGAATTTTAGAGAAAGGAAACCATTTCGAACGATCAATAACTTGACCACGCATCGATCCCTCGCGGGAGAAGAAAAAGCCAACCCACTGTTCTATTAAACCTAATCAGTATTAAATGATATCAAAGGAATCTAAGTGACTCCCAAATTCTGAGAAAATTTTCGAACAAGATATGCAAAAAATAAAGAAGAGAATAGATTTTTCAAAGGAGTCAAAGTTCAAATCAAGTTCATTCAAGAAATCTGATGCCTTCAGGTATCTTTTAAGAAAAAGTATCCGCAAACGTTACACGCCTCTCCAATACCCGAAGGTGATTTAGAATTGAAACCTCTTGAAAACAGACTTTCTTTACCAATCCAGCCGTATTCTTTGTTAGGAAATCCCGAAAAATTTAGGCAAAAAGTCAATTTTGCTTCTATCCATCCAATGACCAACTTCAGACAAAATATTCTATTGTTCCTTCAATTTGAACCCATTTAATCTTTCAATATCGCCAAAAAAGTCAAAGCTCTGAAATTAAAAAAAATTGACCAGATCCTGTCAAACCAGTGTGATATTTAAAAATCATATGGAGATTTCCTGAATGAAATTAATTAAACAAATCGGAGTCTGCTTAGTCCTGATCAGTCTTCTTTCTGCGTGTAAAAAGGACGACAATAATGACGATACGACTAACCTTGCACTTCTTCTTGCACTGAGTGGTGGATCTACTTGTACAGTAACAGCAGGTGGAGTGACTCTTCCTATCGCAACTGTTACACCAACGAGAAATACTTCTGGTAGCCCAATTACCTTCACAACGTCTACTGGAATAGGCTTAGGCACAGTTCAAGTAATTGGAGCAGTAGCACAAGATATCGGAACCTTGACTGCAACCAGTGGTAATTATAGTGTTGCTGTCTATAAAGGTGGTTGCCCAGTTAATGCCGCTTCCAATTTGGCAGTACTAAATACTGACTACTCCATTCAAAGTGGAAGTTTGACAACAGTTGCAGGTTCGGCATCCATTAAATTTTTAGTTTCTGGAAACTACACCCTCCTCCTGACAACAGCAAATAATGCGCAAGGTTCTTTTGGATTTGCTCCGTAAGGAATATTAAAATAATTGCGAAAGGCTTGGACTAAAAAACCCAAGCCTTTTTTTATTTTTCGATACTCAATTAATCATAAAGTACATACTTTTTTCAGTTCGATCCAAGTTTGATCTACTGAACCTCTTATAACTTCGCTCAAATCTTTCATTTATCTTGATCTAATCCACTTGGATTACTTTCAAGTGGGATTTTTTTCTTTTGCTCTCATTGGGGGGTGCTCCTTTTTTTTGAATTTGCTCGTTACAAACTCAATCGGCAAGGAGAGCCTTCTCTTTGATTACTAAATGTGCGAATTTTTTAGGACGTTATCCTAAACTGCTCTGGAGACCTTCTCTCAGGTTCTCATTTGTGCGAAGCTTTAATAACGTTATCCTCTAAAAACCATATCCAAAGAATAATTCATTACCATTATGCGAAGGATAAGCATCCTTTAATTTAAGATAATCGTCTTTATTTATTAGCAAATCAAATTGACTATTTACTATCTTAAATATGCTTCTTCCTTTTATTTTTATTATTAAAAGTCCGTCAAAATTCGCCAGCTCTATAATAGGAATTATTCTAAATGAATTGTCTTTTTTTTCACGCAAAAAAATAGTATTCGTATATTCAGTAACTAATAAATAAATGTTTTCAGATTTATCTTTTGCAACGAACACTTTGTTATTATATTTACTATTTTTTTTGTAATCTTCTTTTGAAGTAAATTCTATATTTTCAATTTCTTTTTGCGTATAACCTGAAAAGAAATTCTTCTTGAATTCAATAATTTTCCCTCCTCTAATTAATTTGATCGATTTAACTTTAGAATTGCTTACGAATCCAAGATAATCTACAGTCGTATCGAATCTATAAAATTTTCCTCTTTCAGAGTTAAGTTGCCATTCACAATCATCCACCTTTACCACTATATCGTTTGGCCTAAAAATATCAGAACCATCACTTATGCTCTTAATTCGTATCCCGAGGCCAAACTCAACGGAAGTATTATTTTTCTTATGGCCCGATAAATCAGTCAAAATATAATCTTGAATGCAATCCTCCGAAAATATCATAGGGGCAACTCCAAAGAAAAAAACAATGAACAATATAACAATTCTACTAATAGCCATATCGAATATAATTATATTTGGATTCACGCATTAAGTCATTTTGACTAGATCCAAAATAATTGTTTATAATATTATAATTTTCTTCATCTGAGGCATTCATGCAAGAGGCTTCGCGAACCCCCCGTAAGCACTTTCCGCCCTGCAAACCTGTTGTGCGCGCTTCTTCAGTTTTTATATATTGCAAATCGTAAGCATTTCTAAGAAAATCATAATCGTTTACGTACACTTTTTCCCAAGATGGTCGGCGAGTTCCTTCCATAGTATGAAGTGAGTGAATTAATTCATGACCCAGTGTAAATTCAAGTGGCATCACTTTATCATTTACAATTGCACCTGTTTTTTTATTCTGTTGTGCTATTATTTTTGGACGATCGATATCCAACCAAATTTTGGAATTAAAACCGGTCCCCGTTGAATTTTTAATTTCTTTTTGTGCAATAAAGTCTTCTTCACTTCCCTCAAAAATTCTTGAAAAAAGACTTCGATCTCCGTGTCCATACTGGGGCATCATTTGTGATCCATTTAAAATATCCATTCCCTCTGGAGGTTTTTCACCTCCGTAAATTTCAGTTGTATTGAGATTACCGATTACCTCTCGCATAAGTATAGTTCCTTTATTTTTTTTGCCGGAACCTTCCTTAGCAACAGTCACATTACCATTCGCGTCCATTTGAAGTTTATCGTCAGTTAGGCTTTGCATCATATCGAATAGCTTTTGACGACGACCTGGGTCCGGCTCTTTAATCACACACTTGTTGTGAACAAGAACGGCATCTTCTGTAACGAAGTAAGTGTGAGCATTCTCGACTTCAAAATTGTAAACCGTCTCAAAACGATCGTCAATCGAAATAGAAGAAACCTTCAATGTTGATTCGTTCGAAAGAACGGAGGCGTCTCCGACAACGAGATTCTTAGCACTCACCCAATCTTTGCCCTCTATGTAGAACGGGTGAGTTTCAGTCGTTTCGACGATTCTCCCATTCTCATACTCGATTTTGTAGATCCGAGTCGTTTCTCTTACGAAAGTTTTCACAACTCGATTGTATTCTAACGACTCCGATGACTGATTGTAAGATAATACGTAGTCTCCTACGGCGATCTCTTCGATCTTTTTGTAACCATTTTTGGTGTGAACCAATGTTCCCGCTACAAAGCAAGTTCGCGTCGTGTATTCCCCGCCTTCATCAATCCAGCCGGAATGATCCGCATACGTTCCGGTTAGTTGATCCACGAAATCGGAAACTGAACCAAGGACTCTCTCTCCTAACGTATCTCTCGATGAGTGTTGAGAATTTCCGGTTTTCAGGCGTTGTACGATTTCCTCTCGAGCAGAATCGGACAACTTGTCCCATTGTTCTGGAGAAAGATCCACACCCTGGCCAACTGCAAATTGTCTGTGTGCTTCATTCAACTTAGCATAATTAGCGGCTACATTCTCGCTCACGCTCTCCATCGCTCCCATAAGAGAACCTTGACCAAGGGCAATGCCATTCTGCCAATCTACGTCGTCTTGACCACCAGCTAAACCACCACGGTTGATCATACTCGTCTTGTTCGAACTGCTGTAGTTACCGTCCGAATCAAAGCTAACGCTTCTGACTCCTCGAGCATTCATACCAGCGTTATATTTCTGAGTCACCGAACCCGAATACTTACCGTCCCAACCTACGTTCACCGAACCGCCAAAGCCGTTTGCATTTTCATAGTCAACGGATACACCGCCGCGTTGAGAAATTGCTACCGATGTATGAGGATCGATACCAAGGCTACTGTTCGCTCCACTCGGATCTTTGCTCGTTAACTTTACTCCAACACCATCCCTTTCATTAAACGTGATCGCTTTGCTTCCGGTGAGCTGACCCGATTTGTTAAATTCGTTTTTAGCCGCATACACGCCGAAACCCTCGTCTTTGTTAAAAGACACACCGCCTTCGTAACCACCTTTCGTCGCCATACCGATGTTCGCGCTAACACCGCCCTTCTCGGACCATCCAAGACCAACGACTGCACCATTTGAATTCTTGTAACCGACTGCCGCCGAAAATCCGCCTTGTTGCGAATAATTCAAACCGGCGGTAAAAGGTCCGACTCCGGCGCTGGCCGATGCGCCAAAGCCGTTCTTCTCGCTGTAGGTAACCCGTGCTCCGACCTCCACAGGACCGATCTTTCCTGTAGCTCCGAGGCTGGCTTCAAAACCGCCAAACTCTGAATAACCGATTGTTGCATACGAAATTCTCGCAGGACCGATACCAACCCCGACATCCACCTTCGCACCGAAACCTTGGTCATACGAATAATCCATACTCACGATCGTCACTGCGGTTCCCGCAGTGGCAATTGCCGAAACTACTGTACTTACCGTTTCAGTAACTACGGACGCTATGTTCGTTACGAATCCGAGAATCCCTCCGTTTACAACACTCTTCATGAGTGCAAGCGGGTTGATTCTGTTTACGATCGGAATCGTAGACAATACGGAATCGATCGCATTGATCGTGCTCTTGTTCTGAACGTAGAATTTTGCGGCACCAGCTCCACCTACGCCTTCGAAACCTTTGTACAATGGATCTTTCTGAAGAGCTTCTCCCTTGCTTTTGATCTCATTGTATTTTTCTTTCATCTTTAAGATTGCAAAGAATTGACTAAAGTGATGATCGCCAAAAGAGCCACCTTCGGTCGGACCGACCAAGTAACCGGAATCCAAAGCAGATTGTTTCATCGCCGCTTTGCCTTCGTCATCGGCGGCCGCGAATTCTAACGCGGTCTGAGGATCGGTAAAAAGTCTCTGAAGTGCTGATTGTGCGGACTGAAAGACTTTCGCTTGTGCCGTTGGATCAAATGCGATCGCCGCAGTTTCTCGGTTGAACGTGTTTTCAGGATCATAGGTCTTTTTGAAATCCTGAGTCATCTGTTCCCGCGCAAGCTTCACCATCGATTGAAGTTCGACAGTGCTCGGACCGCCGTTTGCTGTTAAAGCGTTGTAATCAGTCAAATCCCATGCCCGATTGTTACTGTCTCGCAGAGTTGGAAGACGGTCAGGCTTTGAATACAAAAAGGCATTGTAACCAGGAAGAACTTGGGTTTGCGTTTCGCCTGTAGGACCCGTGACATTTCGAACAAACATGTCTCCCATCGGAATGAATTCGTCATTCGCTACCTGCGAGGCGATCTGCTTTTTCAGTGCCTCATTCGCACCATTGATCGTTTCTTGAAAAGAATCAGGCAAGCTCCACAAGCTGTCTAACGTCTGAAGAACTACGACTTTCTTCGAGGATTCATCCATTTCCTTTCGTAAGTCTTGGAAATTCTTGATCGTTGAATCGTCAATCTTCGTCTTTTGAAGTTGATCCACAAAAAACTGAACGTCCGCATACGCACCTCGTTGTACAAGGGCCGCATCCAATTCGGCAGGACGATTCTGCAACACTTGGTTTAGAATCGTATTCGCGTTTACCGTTGCTCCAACTTCTGTCGGCATACTAGCCGTCATAGAGTCTAATATACCCTGAATCTGATCATACGCGCCGCGGATTTCAAAGCCGTTGCCTTGCGTTTTTAAGTTAGAAAGCGCATCCTTCTCCCAATCCGCTTTCGCTTTGAGAGTTTTTGCGAGGTTATCGATATGAGCCTGTTCCGCTTTTTTTTGTTTTTCGTTAAACTCGCTTCTCCAAGAATCCCAGTTCTGCGTCATCGTGCTCAACATATCGTTGAAACGTGTGTTACCGGTTTTCTGCAAAAACTCGATGTTCGATACCCATTCTTGCTTTTAGGGATGGAATTAGGCCGCGTCCCGCTTTGAAGAATTGTAAAAGCACGACCTCCCCAATGAGGCGGGTCGGGCTCTCCGCTTCGGTCAAGTTATTGAAAGTGTTTTAGAGAAAGGAAACCATTTCGAACGATCAATAACTTGACCACGCATCGATCCCTCGCGGGAGAAGAACAAGCCAACCCACTGTTCTATTTAACCTAATCAGTATTAAATGATATCAAAGGAATCTAAGTGACTCCCAAATTCTGAGAAAATTTTCGAACAAGATATGCAAAAAAATAAAAAAGAGAATAGATTTTTCAAAAGAGTCCAAGTTCATTCAAGAATTCAGTGCCTTCAGGTATCTTTTAAGAAAAAGTATCCGCAAACGTTACACGCTTCTCCAATACCCGAAGGTGATTTAAAATTGAAACCTCTTGAAAACAGACTTTCTTTACCAATCCAGCCGTATTCCTTGTTGGAAATCCGGAAAAATTTAGGCAAAAAGTCAATTTTGCTTCTATCCATCCAATGACCAACTTCAGACAAAATATTCTATTGTTCCTTCAATTTGAACCCATTTAATCTTTCAATATCGCCAAAAAAGTCAAAGCTCTGAAATTAAAAAAAATTGACCAGATCCTGTCAAACCAGTGTGATATTTAAAAATCATATGGAGATTTCCTGAATGAAATTAATTAAACAAATCGGAGTCTGCTTAGTCCTGATCAGTCTTCTTTCTGCGTGTAAAAAGGACGACAATAATGACGATACGACTAACCTTGCACTTCTTCTTGCACTGAGTGGTGGATCTACTTGTACAGTAACAGCAGGTGGAGTGACTCTTCCAGTTGCATCTGTATCTTCGACTCAAAATGGAGGTGTATCTACAATTGCCTTAACAACATCCGGCGCCATTGGTATTGGAGCAATTCAAATCCCTTCTGCACCAACAAATAGCATCGGGCTAATTACTGCGAATACGGGATCTCTTTCACTCACAGTCTACAAAGGAACCTGTCCAATTACGGCGGCAAGTTCAGTTGCAGTTGCCGGTGTAGATTATACTTTTATTTCTGGAACTGCTACGGTTACAACAACGGCGCAAATCAGATTTAACGTCGCTGGACCTTATACAATTCTAGTAACTTCAAACGGTGGAACTGGATTATTTCAGTTGAACTAAGATAATAAGTCTTAAAGAATTTTTTTGAAAGCCCGGTAAACCTTTGCCGGGTTTTTTATTTTTTGTGTAATATTATAATATACGAACTCGCCTGTTTGCTTGACGAAAGTAGAATCAGAGTCTTATCCGAAATTAAAATTGTGCGAAACTTTAAGGACACTCTATCGCACTATTTTAGGTTCTCCAAAAAGAGCATTTCTTCGAATAGCTAAATGTTCAAAAACTTAGTACCTATTCATTTCGCTTATAAGAACTATCGGTGAAATTTATTACCCTGTTCAATTAATTTTTAAAATAAACAACGGAACCATTTCCACAGATCACATTTTTTCCACAGTAATAAAATCTATCTGTAGATCCATTGGCGAAATAATCCTTTTTTCCCAGTATTTTATTAGACCCTTTAAAGATGTTATATTTAACCAAAATTATTTCTCCATTGAAGGAATACTTACCTGCAATTAAGTATGGTGTATCCGCTAATTCTCCTTCACATATTAACTTTTGCTGTTCAACAAAACACTTAGTATTATAAAGTAGAAGATTAACTTCTTTAGTTTTTGAATCAATAATTATGTGACTACCACTTTGACCAATTTTTTTTCCTCTCCAACGGCCAGAAAATAAACTTTCCGACTTCTTAATTGGTTTATTAAAGACAGCGAGATTACTTTCTAGGGTCCACTTTTTAACAATGGGCATACTACTATCATAGTTAAACAATTCTCCATATACCCATCCTCCTCCATCAATCAAATTATTTGATACTTTTTTTCGTATGCAAATTCTGAATGGAGCTCCTAACTGTACGGATTCTTCATACTTCCTGTCTACGGCACTTTCAATATTAGCTTCCTCATATAATTTTGCAGTTGGCACAACAAAAACTGCATCTTCTGGATTACCGCAGTTATCTAAATCGTTCGATTGAGCATTAATGCATCCTACGATTAAGAAAAATAATACGATGAAAAAAGTCTTACCATTTTGCTTTATATCGATATGTTTTATCATGCTCACGCTCCTCCGGTGAAAGTGAATAACCAAAATGGCCGTGATTCAAGTGTTCATTCATTAGTGAAATACTCTTGTTATTTACTCTATGTTGAAAACCATTATTTAAGGAAGTATCAAAATAGAAACGCGTTAAAATTTGTCCATTCAATCCTTTTGCAGATGCATTGCCAGCCTGATTCATCAAGAATCTTTTCACATTTCCATTCGGAATCTCTGGTTCTTGAGGGTAGCCAAAATTAACTTGAGTCCCGTCTTTGAATTTAACCAAAGTATAATCAACAGCAGTATATGGTCGAGCATGATGATAATTTCCGGCTTCCGGCCTACCAAGCCCAGAAATCGTAATAGATGAGACGTCACTTTGAATCGCTGCAGATAGGAAGCCTCCCATTGCAGAACGAGATTGTTGATTAATTACTTCTTCAGGACTCTTAGTCCCAGTAGTTTCGATACCATTCGTGCTACCGCTTATTTGATCGGAGAAGGTACGTTGAAAATCAATATCTAATCTGCTACCGTAGAGATTTACCTGTGCTTTCCTAGATCTCACAGAACCAAATGAATTTTTACTTACGCTCTCTTTAAATTGGTCAAATAGAAAATCTTTTTCTTGATCTTGCGTTAATTGATAACCTAGATCATGTATTTTACGTAAGCCTTCTGAATCCGAAGACGCAAAAGCATCGTCTATTAGCGAAGCATCTGTGCCTAGACCTTTTCCTGAAAATCCATTACCAATAAAT
This genomic window contains:
- a CDS encoding polymorphic toxin-type HINT domain-containing protein; the protein is MQKTGNTRFNDMLSTMTQNWDSWRSEFNEKQKKAEQAHIDNLAKTLKAKADWEKDALSNLKTQGNGFEIRGAYDQIQGILDSMTASMPTEVGATVNANTILNQVLQNRPAELDAALVQRGAYADVQFFVDQLQKTKIDDSTIKNFQDLRKEMDESSKKVVVLQTLDSLWSLPDSFQETINGANEALKKQIASQVANDEFIPMGDMFVRNVTGPTGETQTQVLPGYNAFLYSKPDRLPTLRDSNNRAWDLTDYNALTANGGPSTVELQSMVKLAREQMTQDFKKTYDPENTFNRETAAIAFDPTAQAKVFQSAQSALQRLFTDPQTALEFAAADDEGKAAMKQSALDSGYLVGPTEGGSFGDHHFSQFFAILKMKEKYNEIKSKGEALQKDPLYKGFEGVGGAGAAKFYVQNKSTINAIDSVLSTIPIVNRINPLALMKSVVNGGILGFVTNIASVVTETVSTVVSAIATAGTAVTIVSMDYSYDQGFGAKVDVGVGIGPARISYATIGYSEFGGFEASLGATGKIGPVEVGARVTYSEKNGFGASASAGVGPFTAGLNYSQQGGFSAAVGYKNSNGAVVGLGWSEKGGVSANIGMATKGGYEGGVSFNKDEGFGVYAAKNEFNKSGQLTGSKAITFNERDGVGVKLTSKDPSGANSSLGIDPHTSVAISQRGGVSVDYENANGFGGSVNVGWDGKYSGSVTQKYNAGMNARGVRSVSFDSDGNYSSSNKTSMINRGGLAGGQDDVDWQNGIALGQGSLMGAMESVSENVAANYAKLNEAHRQFAVGQGVDLSPEQWDKLSDSAREEIVQRLKTGNSQHSSRDTLGERVLGSVSDFVDQLTGTYADHSGWIDEGGEYTTRTCFVAGTLVHTKNGYKKIEEIAVGDYVLSYNQSSESLEYNRVVKTFVRETTRIYKIEYENGRIVETTETHPFYIEGKDWVSAKNLVVGDASVLSNESTLKVSSISIDDRFETVYNFEVENAHTYFVTEDAVLVHNKCVIKEPDPGRRQKLFDMMQSLTDDKLQMDANGNVTVAKEGSGKKNKGTILMREVIGNLNTTEIYGGEKPPEGMDILNGSQMMPQYGHGDRSLFSRIFEGSEEDFIAQKEIKNSTGTGFNSKIWLDIDRPKIIAQQNKKTGAIVNDKVMPLEFTLGHELIHSLHTMEGTRRPSWEKVYVNDYDFLRNAYDLQYIKTEEARTTGLQGGKCLRGVREASCMNASDEENYNIINNYFGSSQNDLMRESKYNYIRYGY
- a CDS encoding polymorphic toxin-type HINT domain-containing protein; the encoded protein is NVIGKKFVNRTCFVAGTPVHTKDGLKKIEEIQVGDMVLSWDEKAGKNSYKKVKELFVHDVELLFDVEIGDDTLLQTTWNHPFWVVGKNTWVEVKDLNVGDIVLLSNGSQTPVTGLRYYDVPSTKVYNVEVEDNHTYYVGEDGVLVHNYDVDGKEFSLAKSRYKEAGSYRNVSLLSKIGQFIGNGFSGKGLGTDASLIDDAFASSDSEGLRKIHDLGYQLTQDQEKDFLFDQFKESVSKNSFGSVRSRKAQVNLYGSRLDIDFQRTFSDQISGSTNGIETTGTKSPEEVINQQSRSAMGGFLSAAIQSDVSSITISGLGRPEAGNYHHARPYTAVDYTLVKFKDGTQVNFGYPQEPEIPNGNVKRFLMNQAGNASAKGLNGQILTRFYFDTSLNNGFQHRVNNKSISLMNEHLNHGHFGYSLSPEEREHDKTYRYKAKW